One Nitrospira sp. DNA window includes the following coding sequences:
- a CDS encoding ferredoxin thioredoxin reductase, catalytic beta chain has product MAEPSKESLDKMWKYVKGFAEKSGTAMHPNQAVTNAVVQGLAAHIDELGKPLCPCNFYPDKQAEAKLRRWMCACDEMQIYKYCHCLLFVREDGMPITEYLPEDHEGRQCYGLITDPTPDKGRALRHKALPMAQKKPDSSATAERSSQP; this is encoded by the coding sequence ATGGCTGAGCCGAGCAAAGAAAGCCTCGACAAGATGTGGAAGTATGTGAAGGGCTTCGCGGAAAAGAGCGGGACTGCCATGCACCCGAACCAGGCCGTCACCAATGCCGTCGTGCAGGGTCTCGCCGCCCACATCGACGAGCTGGGCAAGCCCCTCTGCCCCTGCAACTTTTATCCCGATAAACAGGCCGAGGCCAAGTTGCGGCGGTGGATGTGCGCCTGCGACGAGATGCAGATCTATAAGTATTGTCATTGTCTGCTCTTCGTCCGGGAAGACGGCATGCCGATCACCGAGTACCTGCCAGAGGACCACGAGGGCCGTCAATGTTACGGCCTCATCACCGATCCCACTCCGGACAAGGGCCGCGCACTCCGGCATAAGGCGCTTCCGATGGCACAGAAGAAACCCGACTCCTCCGCAACGGCAGAGCGCTCGTCACAGCCGTGA
- a CDS encoding PDZ domain (also known as DHR or GLGF): protein MIPAIRPDRNLLVSFALSALSLVTYLSATGCLSTMEAVDPRTLPVDTASAQRLHSHVAFLAAPERTGRRPGSAGNRQAAQYIEEQFRAVGLQPLPSLGGYRQPISALIGDNLIGIVPAATPSDATRWILIGAHYDHLGGPYLGADDNASSIAILIETARQMTRLSNHGILFVAFNSEESPYFGTAEMGSQFFFHHLPMEIGSAAHFQTVVIMDLMGGVQWEPLKNSIFATGAEKSPGLYRRVKEMVEPPLTVLPVGIHLVEEIPGRGHKAFSDYDVFRNHRVPFLFLSAARTPRYHTPRDVAGSLHYERMAATAAWLRRLLLLIDHDEAPYTFDAHRLEFADEVAAFRTIVEQAAQEDSLIPGTSRWSLAKLRKDAEWLRTVDHSSPTPQQLERLERISIRLQCLLADYSGCFMF, encoded by the coding sequence GTGATCCCAGCTATCCGGCCGGATCGGAACCTCCTCGTCTCTTTCGCGCTTTCAGCCCTGTCCCTCGTAACATATCTCTCCGCCACCGGCTGCCTCAGCACAATGGAGGCGGTCGATCCAAGGACCTTGCCGGTCGACACAGCCTCAGCCCAACGCCTCCACAGCCACGTGGCATTTTTAGCAGCCCCTGAGCGGACAGGCAGGCGACCGGGCTCAGCGGGAAACCGTCAAGCCGCTCAATACATCGAAGAGCAGTTTCGGGCGGTCGGCCTCCAGCCACTCCCTTCCCTCGGCGGGTATCGACAGCCGATCTCTGCCCTGATCGGCGACAACCTGATCGGCATCGTACCGGCCGCTACTCCCTCGGATGCCACCAGATGGATCCTGATCGGCGCCCACTATGACCATCTCGGCGGCCCCTACCTCGGCGCGGACGACAACGCCTCCTCGATCGCCATCCTGATTGAAACTGCCCGGCAGATGACGCGCCTCTCCAACCACGGAATCCTCTTTGTGGCCTTCAACAGCGAGGAATCTCCTTACTTCGGAACCGCCGAAATGGGATCGCAGTTTTTCTTCCATCACCTGCCGATGGAAATCGGCAGCGCGGCCCACTTCCAGACCGTGGTCATCATGGACCTCATGGGCGGGGTACAGTGGGAACCGCTGAAGAATTCGATCTTTGCCACCGGCGCGGAAAAAAGTCCCGGCCTGTATCGACGGGTGAAGGAAATGGTGGAACCGCCGCTCACCGTCTTACCGGTGGGGATTCATCTCGTTGAAGAAATTCCCGGTCGCGGACATAAAGCATTCAGCGATTACGATGTCTTTCGCAACCATCGCGTGCCGTTTCTCTTCCTTTCAGCCGCTCGTACCCCCCGGTACCATACTCCACGGGATGTCGCCGGAAGCCTGCATTACGAGCGGATGGCCGCCACCGCCGCATGGCTGCGACGCCTCCTCCTCTTGATCGATCACGACGAGGCGCCCTATACGTTCGATGCCCATCGCTTGGAGTTCGCCGATGAAGTGGCGGCATTCCGTACGATCGTCGAACAGGCGGCGCAAGAGGACAGCCTGATCCCCGGCACGTCACGATGGTCGCTGGCCAAGTTGAGAAAGGATGCGGAATGGCTGCGCACCGTCGACCATTCGTCGCCGACGCCGCAGCAGTTGGAGCGGTTGGAGCGGATCTCGATCCGTCTGCAGTGCCTGCTGGCTGATTATTCCGGCTGTTTCATGTTCTAA
- a CDS encoding Nitric oxide reductase activation protein NorQ, giving the protein MNEERTVSAPKGQEREIDRYRIEREPFYAEVRGEVGLFTIAARNHMPVMLKGPTGCGKTRFVQHMAHRLGRPLITVACHEDLTASDLVGRYLLKGQETVWMDGPLTLGVKQGAIVYLDEIVEARKDTTVIIHPLSDHRRLLPIEKKGQVIEAVEDFMLVISYNPGYQSILKDLKQSTKQRFMAIEFDYPLPDIESRVVAHEAGVSIEVAQRLVKVAEKVRNLKNHGLEEGVSTRLLIYAATLIKQGVPADRACEVAIARPITDDQDMLRSIVEVVKAIF; this is encoded by the coding sequence ATGAACGAGGAGCGAACTGTTTCGGCTCCGAAAGGGCAGGAACGTGAAATCGATCGCTATCGAATCGAGCGCGAACCCTTCTACGCCGAGGTTCGGGGCGAGGTCGGGCTCTTCACGATCGCGGCCCGGAATCACATGCCGGTCATGCTCAAGGGGCCGACGGGCTGCGGGAAAACGCGGTTCGTCCAACACATGGCCCATCGCCTGGGCCGTCCGCTCATTACCGTGGCCTGTCATGAAGACCTCACCGCATCCGATCTCGTCGGCCGTTACCTGTTGAAGGGGCAGGAGACGGTCTGGATGGACGGTCCGCTCACCCTCGGCGTCAAGCAGGGGGCCATCGTCTATCTGGACGAGATCGTCGAGGCGCGGAAGGACACGACCGTCATCATCCATCCGTTGAGCGACCACCGGCGTCTCCTGCCGATCGAAAAGAAGGGGCAGGTGATCGAAGCGGTCGAAGACTTCATGCTGGTCATTTCCTACAACCCCGGCTACCAGAGCATTCTGAAAGACCTCAAACAGAGCACCAAGCAGCGGTTCATGGCGATCGAGTTCGACTACCCCTTGCCGGACATCGAGAGCCGCGTCGTGGCGCATGAAGCCGGGGTGAGCATCGAGGTTGCGCAGCGGCTCGTCAAGGTCGCCGAGAAGGTCAGGAATCTCAAGAACCATGGGCTGGAAGAAGGCGTGAGCACCAGATTGCTGATCTATGCGGCGACGTTGATCAAGCAAGGCGTTCCGGCCGACCGGGCTTGCGAAGTCGCCATCGCCCGTCCGATCACCGACGACCAGGATATGCTGCGCAGCATCGTCGAAGTCGTGAAGGCGATCTTCTGA
- a CDS encoding PAS/PAC sensor hybrid histidine kinase, giving the protein MPPSPPASSARRSYPWLPLLIVGMTIVAFVIGVVMLRSIEVRMVEATGENLTLAASEIADKLDRLLFERHGDVRMLARALSGQPLDKRSISEYLKWMKSTYAPVYLWLGVTDSQGRMVAATDQSIIGQDYGRSGWFEGVRQTGAVRVDEVETHEPNRKIESIAFTSPIVGAKGEFLGVVTTRIGLQRLEEVLTETIREIQQSNGAGGPFEYQFLTKEGVIFVDSTLSGIDRVNLKQAGLPSAVLSGTGKPGYVEEEHARRHVPVVTGYARTKGYNDYPGFQWTILLRMDRDVILLPIRAMMWKLGIAGVVVWLPMVGLLLWATGQLRREYRQAQQESEWARAAEAALLQSQERNRVIVDTALDAVISMDAAGIITDWNAQAANIFGWQREEALGHRVSETVIPPRDREAHEQGLRHFLETGEGAILNRRIEMLACHRDGHEFPVEITISPARLGDAYIFSAFVRDITARKRTERQLASQYAVTRVLAESRTLEEAGPKILQAICESLEWELGVFWRLDRQGSVLRCLEVWQSPGLNAEEFVLATWQHAFALGKGLPGRIWQGGQPTWIMDVAQESNFPRADTAAKVGLHGAFGFPVRVGTEVEGVIELFRREIKEPDEQLLKMVADVGLKIGQFGERARAEDALRCTEVQLQQSQKMEAVGRLAGGVAHDFNNMLTVIRGYSELVLSRLAPTDGFRKELEEVKKAADRASGLTGQLLAFSRRQFIAPKVLDLNAVIHNMEGMLRRLLGEDIVELCTVLDPDVGQLKADPGQVEQVIMNLAVNARDAMPSGGRLTVETSNVQFGNRRNRPPMGAEPGSYIALVVRDTGHGMDEETQSHIFEPFFTTKEKGKGTGLGLSTVYGIVKQSGGFIEVESKPGRGATFKIFFPRVDGAAQGTESVAAGGDPIKGRETVLLVEDEPGVRRLVNETLRLHGYTVLEARHGIEALLTGAKHLGPIHLLLTDVVMPQMSGPEVAEKLATVRPEVKVLYMSGYPDHPAFSKGGVDTEHSFLQKPFTPSTLAQKVREVLDGSKVA; this is encoded by the coding sequence ATGCCCCCCTCGCCCCCCGCAAGTTCTGCGCGACGTTCGTACCCCTGGCTGCCTCTCTTAATCGTCGGTATGACCATCGTGGCCTTCGTCATCGGAGTGGTGATGCTCCGATCGATCGAGGTGCGGATGGTCGAGGCGACCGGAGAAAACCTGACGTTGGCGGCATCCGAAATCGCGGACAAACTGGACCGGTTGCTGTTCGAGCGCCATGGCGATGTGCGCATGCTGGCCCGTGCGCTTTCGGGGCAACCTCTCGACAAGAGATCGATCAGCGAATACCTGAAATGGATGAAAAGCACCTATGCCCCCGTCTATCTCTGGTTGGGCGTGACGGATAGCCAGGGACGCATGGTTGCGGCGACGGACCAGTCCATCATCGGTCAGGATTACGGTCGGAGCGGGTGGTTCGAAGGGGTGCGGCAGACCGGTGCGGTGCGGGTCGATGAAGTCGAAACACATGAACCGAATCGTAAGATCGAATCGATCGCCTTTACCTCTCCGATCGTCGGCGCCAAGGGCGAGTTCCTCGGTGTCGTCACGACCCGCATCGGGCTGCAGAGGCTCGAAGAGGTGCTCACTGAAACAATACGTGAGATTCAACAGAGCAATGGAGCTGGAGGACCCTTCGAGTATCAGTTTTTGACCAAAGAAGGTGTCATCTTCGTGGACTCGACCCTCTCCGGCATCGACCGGGTCAATCTGAAGCAGGCCGGCCTGCCGTCGGCGGTGTTGAGCGGGACCGGTAAGCCCGGCTATGTCGAGGAAGAACATGCGCGACGGCACGTGCCGGTAGTCACGGGGTATGCCCGGACAAAGGGATACAACGACTATCCCGGTTTTCAGTGGACGATTCTCCTGCGGATGGATCGCGACGTCATTCTGTTGCCGATCCGAGCCATGATGTGGAAGTTGGGGATTGCCGGAGTGGTGGTATGGCTTCCGATGGTGGGGTTGCTGTTGTGGGCCACCGGGCAGTTGCGCCGTGAGTATCGACAGGCGCAACAGGAAAGTGAATGGGCTCGCGCGGCGGAGGCGGCACTGCTGCAAAGCCAGGAACGAAACCGCGTCATCGTCGATACGGCGCTGGATGCCGTCATCTCCATGGATGCGGCCGGCATCATTACGGATTGGAACGCCCAGGCGGCCAACATTTTCGGATGGCAGCGGGAGGAAGCCCTCGGCCACCGTGTATCGGAGACGGTGATTCCTCCCCGCGATCGAGAGGCGCATGAGCAGGGCTTGCGCCATTTCTTGGAGACGGGAGAGGGTGCGATCCTCAACCGTCGGATCGAAATGCTGGCCTGCCATCGTGACGGCCACGAATTTCCCGTCGAAATCACCATTTCCCCCGCCAGACTCGGCGACGCCTATATCTTCAGCGCGTTCGTGCGGGATATCACCGCCCGGAAACGCACGGAACGTCAGTTGGCGTCGCAGTATGCCGTGACGCGGGTGCTGGCGGAGTCCCGCACGTTGGAAGAGGCCGGCCCCAAGATCCTGCAGGCGATTTGTGAAAGTTTGGAATGGGAATTGGGCGTGTTCTGGCGGCTGGATCGCCAGGGGAGCGTGCTGCGTTGTCTCGAAGTCTGGCAATCGCCCGGTTTGAATGCGGAAGAGTTTGTCCTGGCCACGTGGCAACATGCGTTTGCCCTCGGCAAGGGGCTCCCGGGACGTATCTGGCAGGGCGGACAGCCGACCTGGATCATGGATGTGGCTCAGGAGTCGAATTTTCCCCGCGCCGACACTGCCGCGAAAGTGGGATTACACGGCGCGTTCGGATTTCCCGTTCGGGTCGGCACCGAGGTCGAAGGGGTCATCGAGCTGTTCCGGCGTGAGATCAAGGAGCCGGATGAACAGTTGTTGAAAATGGTGGCCGACGTGGGCCTCAAGATCGGACAGTTCGGCGAGCGGGCACGGGCCGAGGACGCGCTCCGGTGTACGGAAGTCCAGCTCCAACAATCTCAGAAGATGGAGGCCGTCGGACGACTGGCCGGCGGGGTCGCCCACGATTTCAACAACATGTTGACCGTCATTCGCGGGTATAGCGAATTGGTCTTGAGTCGTTTGGCACCGACCGATGGGTTCCGGAAGGAACTGGAGGAAGTGAAGAAGGCGGCCGATCGCGCCTCCGGCCTCACCGGGCAATTGCTGGCGTTCAGCCGCCGACAATTCATCGCCCCTAAGGTGTTGGACCTCAATGCCGTCATCCACAATATGGAAGGGATGTTGCGGCGCCTGTTGGGCGAGGACATCGTCGAGCTCTGTACGGTCCTGGACCCTGACGTGGGGCAACTAAAGGCCGATCCCGGTCAGGTGGAGCAGGTGATCATGAATCTGGCGGTGAATGCCCGCGATGCCATGCCGAGCGGCGGCCGGCTGACCGTGGAAACCAGCAATGTGCAGTTCGGGAACCGGAGAAACCGCCCACCGATGGGAGCCGAGCCCGGCTCCTATATCGCGCTGGTCGTGCGCGATACGGGCCACGGTATGGACGAAGAGACACAGTCGCATATCTTCGAGCCGTTTTTCACCACCAAAGAAAAGGGGAAGGGCACGGGGCTCGGGCTGTCGACCGTCTACGGGATCGTCAAGCAGAGCGGCGGGTTTATCGAGGTGGAGAGCAAGCCTGGTCGTGGAGCGACTTTCAAGATTTTCTTCCCGCGGGTGGATGGGGCCGCCCAGGGAACCGAGTCGGTGGCAGCCGGGGGTGATCCGATCAAGGGGCGGGAAACGGTCTTGCTGGTGGAAGACGAACCTGGTGTTCGCCGGCTGGTGAATGAAACACTCCGGTTGCACGGGTATACGGTGTTGGAGGCACGGCATGGGATCGAAGCGCTCTTGACCGGCGCCAAACATCTGGGTCCGATCCACTTGCTGCTCACCGACGTGGTGATGCCGCAAATGAGCGGTCCGGAAGTCGCCGAAAAACTGGCCACGGTGCGTCCGGAGGTCAAGGTGCTCTACATGTCCGGTTACCCGGACCACCCTGCCTTTTCAAAAGGCGGTGTCGATACCGAACATTCGTTCCTGCAAAAACCCTTCACCCCCAGTACCCTCGCCCAGAAGGTTCGCGAAGTGCTCGACGGCTCGAAAGTCGCGTGA
- a CDS encoding Lysine 2,3-aminomutase: MEDWRRILAQSVVKPKDLADRLGVDQKEIEDIVGDYPMRITPTVLATIKEKGDAIWKQVVPDRAEMADADAEDDPLEEDLMSPVPHLVHRYPDRVLLMVTNQCPIYCRFCTRKRLVGKPGFLKKGELDRAIAYLREHQEVRDVILSGGDPLLLPDHLLERILKSLRTIPHLELIRIGSRVPGSLPERITPKLCEIVKKYHPLYMNLHFNHPDELTPEVKRACGMLADAGVPLGAQTVLLKGVNDDPEVMKRLVHQLLLARVKPYYLYQADLTKGTNHFRTSVETGLRIIKSLQGHTSGMGVPHFVIDAPGGGGKIPLLPADYLVNLDEDGAVLRNYEDKTYHYPQPGAGQGRELPMVGAHPSWASAGNGCDGGVDHL; this comes from the coding sequence GTGGAGGACTGGAGACGCATCCTGGCTCAGAGTGTCGTGAAGCCGAAGGACCTGGCAGACCGGCTCGGTGTCGATCAAAAAGAAATCGAAGACATCGTGGGGGACTACCCCATGCGGATCACCCCGACCGTGTTGGCCACCATCAAGGAAAAGGGTGATGCGATCTGGAAACAGGTCGTCCCGGATCGCGCCGAAATGGCCGATGCCGACGCGGAGGACGATCCGCTCGAAGAAGACCTGATGAGCCCTGTGCCCCACTTGGTCCACCGGTACCCCGACCGCGTCCTCCTGATGGTCACCAACCAATGTCCGATCTATTGCCGGTTTTGCACACGCAAGCGACTGGTCGGCAAACCGGGCTTCCTCAAGAAAGGCGAGCTGGACCGGGCCATCGCCTATCTGCGCGAGCACCAGGAGGTGCGCGACGTGATCCTGTCGGGGGGAGACCCCCTGTTGCTGCCGGATCATCTGCTTGAACGTATCCTCAAATCGCTCCGGACCATCCCCCACTTGGAACTCATCCGGATCGGCTCGCGAGTGCCGGGCAGCCTGCCCGAGCGCATCACGCCAAAACTCTGCGAGATCGTCAAAAAATATCATCCCCTCTATATGAACCTGCATTTCAACCACCCGGACGAACTGACGCCGGAGGTCAAACGCGCCTGCGGCATGTTGGCCGACGCCGGGGTTCCCCTCGGTGCTCAGACTGTGTTACTCAAGGGGGTCAACGACGACCCCGAGGTCATGAAGCGGCTGGTGCACCAGCTGTTGCTGGCGCGCGTGAAGCCCTACTACCTGTACCAGGCCGACTTGACCAAGGGGACGAACCATTTCCGGACTTCAGTGGAAACGGGGCTGCGGATCATCAAATCGTTACAAGGCCACACAAGCGGCATGGGAGTCCCGCATTTTGTGATCGATGCCCCTGGAGGCGGCGGCAAGATTCCGCTGCTGCCGGCGGACTATCTGGTCAATCTGGATGAAGACGGCGCCGTGCTGAGAAACTACGAAGACAAGACCTACCACTACCCCCAGCCGGGAGCGGGGCAGGGACGCGAGCTGCCGATGGTCGGTGCCCATCCCTCCTGGGCCTCGGCAGGCAACGGCTGCGACGGAGGGGTGGACCACCTGTGA
- a CDS encoding Deoxycytidine triphosphate deaminase translates to MTRAASAKGILPYQQIVQLIPRGVITSDCPIEDRQIQPASLDLRLGKKAYRLLSSFLPELSPISSRLNVLDFYQSDLVMYEMDLTQGAILEKGHVYLVPLLEHLDLPTTIRARANPKSTTGRLDVFTRVVTDLNTGFDEIRAGYRGPLYLEVVPRSFAIKVRTGYSLNQIRFVRGDATVPDATLQKIHASDPLLFHNAPNPKPLRPSEFRTERGLFLRIDLTGSDREDEVVGYRAKKNSHVIDLSKIGHYAALDFWEPLKRHRQDSLLLEPEEFYILASKERIRVPPGYAAEMVAYEAACGELRTHYAGFFDPGFGYGDGKMRGTQVVLEVRPHDVPFLIHDGQTFFKVVYDRMLEMPTEVYGTALGSSYQRQALTLSKHFKA, encoded by the coding sequence GTGACTCGTGCAGCTTCTGCGAAGGGGATTCTGCCTTACCAGCAGATCGTCCAACTCATCCCACGCGGCGTCATCACGTCCGACTGCCCGATTGAAGACCGGCAGATCCAGCCGGCCAGCCTGGACTTGCGGCTGGGAAAGAAAGCCTATCGCCTGCTCAGCAGCTTCCTGCCGGAGTTGTCCCCCATCAGCAGTCGTCTCAACGTCCTTGATTTTTATCAGTCCGACCTCGTGATGTACGAGATGGACCTCACCCAGGGCGCCATCCTCGAAAAGGGCCATGTGTATCTGGTGCCCCTCTTGGAGCATCTGGACCTGCCTACCACCATCCGCGCCCGCGCCAATCCGAAAAGCACCACCGGCCGATTGGATGTGTTTACCAGGGTCGTCACGGACCTGAATACCGGCTTCGATGAGATCCGAGCCGGCTACCGAGGGCCGCTCTACCTGGAGGTGGTGCCGCGTTCCTTCGCCATCAAGGTGCGCACTGGCTATTCGCTGAACCAGATTCGCTTCGTACGGGGGGATGCCACCGTACCAGACGCGACCCTGCAGAAAATTCACGCCTCGGATCCCCTATTGTTTCACAACGCGCCGAACCCGAAGCCGCTTCGGCCGAGCGAGTTCCGAACCGAACGGGGGCTCTTCTTACGGATCGATCTCACCGGCAGCGACCGCGAGGACGAGGTGGTCGGCTACAGGGCCAAGAAAAACAGCCATGTGATCGACCTCTCGAAAATCGGCCACTATGCAGCCCTGGACTTCTGGGAACCCTTGAAACGACACCGGCAGGACAGCCTCCTCTTGGAACCGGAAGAATTTTATATCCTGGCGTCCAAGGAACGCATCAGGGTGCCGCCCGGTTATGCCGCCGAAATGGTGGCCTATGAAGCGGCCTGCGGGGAGCTGCGCACCCACTATGCCGGATTCTTCGACCCCGGTTTCGGCTACGGTGACGGCAAGATGCGGGGCACGCAGGTCGTCCTCGAGGTCCGCCCGCACGATGTGCCGTTCCTCATTCATGACGGGCAAACCTTCTTCAAAGTAGTGTATGATCGAATGCTGGAGATGCCGACAGAGGTATACGGCACGGCGCTTGGCTCGTCATACCAACGACAAGCCCTCACCCTCAGCAAACATTTTAAGGCCTAA
- a CDS encoding Glycosyl transferase, group 2 family, with product MLQAMEQSAEQVGHPPASLTIAVIIPVLNEARHIDGTLSHTASLGFNAIIVVDGGSSDQTCSIVESCANRLLTAPLNTPTSVPCSIRLLSAPPGRARQLNAGAAAGRCDVLLFLHADTHLPPNARHAVTEALSDRACIGGRFNVRFDSDRLSARIIGTMMNLRSRLSGIATGDQALFVRREVFERIGRFAEIPLMEDIELARRLKRAGCLAPLTECVVTSFRRWEQNGPIRTILLMWTLRFLYWIGVNPHRFQHFYGMVR from the coding sequence GTGCTCCAAGCCATGGAGCAGAGCGCTGAACAGGTTGGTCACCCTCCTGCCTCGTTGACGATCGCCGTCATCATCCCGGTCTTGAATGAAGCCCGGCATATCGACGGGACCCTCTCCCACACCGCTTCGTTGGGATTCAACGCCATCATCGTCGTGGACGGCGGCAGTTCCGACCAGACCTGCTCCATTGTGGAATCCTGTGCCAACCGTCTTCTCACAGCCCCCCTGAACACCCCAACATCAGTTCCTTGTTCGATCAGGCTCCTGTCGGCGCCGCCGGGGCGCGCTCGCCAGCTCAATGCTGGTGCAGCAGCCGGCCGGTGCGACGTGCTGCTGTTCCTCCATGCCGATACCCACCTCCCGCCCAACGCCAGACATGCCGTCACGGAGGCACTTTCCGACCGCGCCTGCATCGGCGGACGGTTCAATGTCCGCTTCGACTCCGATCGCCTGTCGGCACGTATCATCGGGACCATGATGAACCTGCGCTCCCGCTTGAGCGGTATCGCCACCGGCGACCAGGCCCTCTTCGTCCGGCGTGAGGTCTTTGAACGGATCGGACGGTTCGCGGAGATTCCGCTCATGGAAGATATCGAGCTGGCACGCCGCCTCAAACGGGCCGGATGCCTCGCCCCACTGACAGAGTGCGTGGTGACGTCCTTTCGCCGATGGGAGCAGAACGGCCCCATCCGCACAATTCTGTTGATGTGGACCCTGCGCTTCCTGTACTGGATCGGGGTGAACCCGCATCGATTTCAACATTTTTACGGCATGGTGAGATGA
- a CDS encoding Glycosyltransferase produces MSGTTPGPREKGSAALVIFAKAPIPGQVKTRLCPALTEDEAATLHGSFVLDTLERTKAAVGKFKLPVDRFLACAPSSTHVFFKIMEARHGVTLLDQQGEDLGPRMQQAFDSLFSRGYRQVCLVGTDVPSLPLTHYRDAIGSLAQHDLVIGPARDGGYYLIGLTKPCPALFTAIPWSTDQVLALTQQKAAAAGLKTTLLPAWRDIDTLDDLQALIDDSAVDKKRPKQERVFSMRTAGTLELLAKRLRTRQP; encoded by the coding sequence ATGAGCGGGACGACGCCGGGGCCACGAGAGAAGGGATCGGCAGCCTTGGTCATCTTCGCCAAGGCTCCCATCCCAGGCCAGGTTAAAACACGGCTCTGTCCCGCGCTGACCGAAGACGAGGCGGCAACGCTTCATGGAAGCTTCGTCCTGGACACGCTCGAACGGACCAAGGCAGCCGTCGGCAAGTTCAAACTTCCGGTCGATCGTTTTCTTGCCTGTGCTCCATCAAGCACCCACGTCTTTTTCAAGATCATGGAGGCTCGCCATGGAGTCACGCTCCTCGACCAACAGGGTGAGGACCTCGGCCCCCGGATGCAGCAGGCATTCGACAGCCTCTTTTCGCGCGGCTATCGGCAAGTCTGCCTCGTCGGTACCGATGTGCCGTCGCTGCCGCTCACGCATTACCGCGATGCAATCGGATCACTCGCGCAACATGATCTGGTGATCGGTCCGGCCAGGGATGGTGGGTACTATTTGATCGGCTTGACCAAACCTTGCCCCGCTCTATTCACGGCTATTCCCTGGTCGACCGATCAGGTCCTGGCGCTCACGCAGCAGAAGGCTGCGGCAGCGGGGTTGAAGACGACGCTCCTGCCGGCATGGAGAGACATCGATACTCTCGACGATCTCCAGGCGTTGATCGACGACAGCGCAGTGGATAAGAAACGCCCGAAACAAGAGCGGGTGTTTTCGATGAGAACGGCGGGCACGTTGGAGCTGCTCGCGAAACGCCTTCGAACCAGGCAGCCTTAA
- a CDS encoding SDR family oxidoreductase, giving the protein MSNNVALITGGAKGIGRAIALDLAAQQWSVAICYRTSAAAADETGKAIVARGGQALVLQCDVSDPEAAKRLVSQVEGEWGRIDALINGAGPYHRVNLFDETTAGWREMFDGNLHPIFYLAQAAAPGMKARKRGRIINFSMANADQMVAQPDVTGHYIAKAGVLILTRTLAKLLAPHGITVNAISPGFIDSGSAPPAELAAVVKRIPAGYVGSVADTVAAVRYLLSEDARYVNGANLHLSGGWGI; this is encoded by the coding sequence ATGTCGAACAATGTCGCCCTTATCACCGGCGGAGCAAAGGGAATCGGGCGGGCCATCGCGCTCGATCTTGCCGCGCAACAATGGTCCGTCGCCATCTGCTACCGCACCAGTGCCGCAGCGGCGGACGAGACCGGGAAGGCGATCGTGGCCCGCGGCGGGCAGGCCCTCGTTCTGCAATGCGACGTGTCCGATCCGGAGGCCGCGAAACGGTTGGTCTCACAGGTCGAGGGGGAGTGGGGCAGGATCGACGCGCTGATCAATGGGGCCGGCCCCTACCATCGCGTGAACCTCTTCGATGAAACGACCGCGGGCTGGCGCGAGATGTTCGACGGAAACCTGCATCCCATTTTTTACCTTGCGCAAGCGGCGGCGCCGGGCATGAAGGCCAGAAAGCGGGGCCGGATCATCAACTTCAGCATGGCCAATGCCGACCAGATGGTGGCCCAGCCGGACGTGACGGGACATTATATCGCCAAGGCCGGCGTGTTGATCCTCACGCGTACCCTGGCAAAACTGCTGGCCCCCCACGGCATCACGGTCAACGCCATCTCTCCCGGCTTCATCGATTCCGGCAGTGCGCCGCCTGCGGAATTGGCGGCAGTGGTCAAACGCATTCCGGCCGGGTATGTCGGGAGCGTGGCGGACACAGTGGCAGCCGTGCGGTACTTGCTGAGCGAAGACGCGCGCTACGTCAACGGTGCCAACCTACACCTCAGCGGAGGGTGGGGAATTTAA